A single genomic interval of Chitinophaga sp. 180180018-3 harbors:
- a CDS encoding S8 family peptidase codes for MKLFPCKIWTLLFLQLFCFYIAVARQQQPADSIVLRYATDTCSNRHPAGPFLVKFSRIPTASTLGKYGLLLAVTRYHYILQQQPAGEKISACYIASNNYKATVLLLQQLEHAAAGDSVLLQVSFRHRHDALQYAGIYWYSDVYHAARVKVKKQDWQAFIGQEAVTFADVVQRAHTEIIINTSNLIVNRINIAQQQFLQIDGSRIAVSVKEDRFDTADIDLRGRYLPSDNVSIFTSSHALVMATLIGGAGNSGDKGTGAATRVKLSSADFNSSLFPDNDNYYTQSAITIQNHSYGNEINNVYGAEAAAYDKHIVEADTIVHVFSAGNIGTQTSTNGRYQGVPGYANLTGNYKQAKNIITVGGTDGLSKIVALSSKGPAYDGRIKPEIAAYGEDGTSGAAALTSGVTALLQDAWRLQYQQPMPSALTRAVIINSALRAPGELPGFDHGFGYLHALSALKTIQEKRILQGEIKDGAVSTFNINVPVNTEEVKITLCWNDPPAAVNAAKALVNDLDLEAAGTGGQRWLPWVLNNYPLTDSLTQAPVRGKDSLNNVEQISIFRPAGGTLQISVKGAHVTTPGQKFYLAYQFTPMRSFQWQYPAPGSILPAGREVPLQWETSYSGNGDLAWSSDSGHTWQPLGQQLPMVPGSYNWLTPGTLQRAWLKLTLPDTSFISAAFYISPATTLHTGFNCADSTLIYWNAIPGATGYQLLTLGTSQLIPYRQQADTFAFIAKSQVPSRYFAVSPVARAGWIGMRSYAADYSQQGVGCYVANLLADKTTSGGVLLSLNLGSTYQLQTVYWERLTGKGWVTIHQDPVNNALQFSYADNGLPDGLLRYRVRLETTGGTYIYSDPVSIEIMQQHTVLLFPNPVSTTLYILDSTERSRQLVITDISGRIMLQQRLEATQETVPVQQLANGVYTCSIYLNGKRIYTTKFVKQQ; via the coding sequence ATGAAGTTATTTCCCTGCAAAATATGGACCCTGCTGTTTTTGCAGCTGTTTTGTTTTTATATTGCCGTTGCCCGTCAACAGCAACCGGCCGACAGTATCGTGCTTCGATATGCTACTGATACCTGCAGTAACAGGCATCCTGCCGGTCCTTTTCTCGTGAAATTTTCCAGGATACCTACCGCCTCCACTTTGGGAAAGTATGGCCTGCTGCTTGCTGTTACCCGCTATCACTATATATTACAACAACAGCCGGCCGGTGAAAAAATTTCCGCCTGCTATATTGCCAGTAACAACTACAAGGCCACCGTACTGTTGCTGCAACAACTGGAACACGCTGCAGCCGGCGACAGTGTGCTCCTGCAGGTATCGTTCCGCCATCGGCATGATGCTTTGCAGTATGCCGGCATATATTGGTATTCCGACGTTTACCATGCAGCCCGTGTAAAAGTAAAGAAGCAGGACTGGCAGGCTTTTATCGGCCAGGAAGCAGTTACTTTCGCAGATGTGGTACAGCGGGCACATACCGAAATCATCATCAATACCAGTAATCTCATTGTTAACCGTATCAATATTGCACAACAACAGTTTCTGCAGATAGATGGAAGTCGTATAGCCGTTTCCGTTAAAGAAGACCGCTTCGATACAGCCGATATTGATCTTCGCGGGCGATATCTTCCTTCCGACAACGTTTCCATTTTCACCTCGTCGCATGCATTGGTGATGGCTACACTTATAGGTGGGGCAGGCAACAGCGGCGACAAAGGGACAGGTGCTGCCACCCGCGTGAAGCTTAGTTCTGCAGATTTCAACAGCAGTCTCTTTCCTGATAACGACAACTACTATACCCAATCTGCTATTACTATCCAGAACCATTCTTACGGAAATGAGATCAACAACGTTTATGGCGCCGAAGCAGCTGCTTACGACAAACATATCGTGGAGGCAGATACCATTGTGCACGTATTCTCTGCCGGTAATATAGGTACGCAAACTTCTACCAATGGCCGCTACCAGGGGGTTCCGGGGTATGCCAATCTCACCGGTAACTACAAGCAGGCAAAAAATATTATTACAGTAGGGGGTACAGACGGCCTGTCGAAAATAGTAGCACTCAGTTCTAAAGGTCCCGCTTACGACGGGCGCATCAAACCAGAGATAGCAGCATATGGGGAAGATGGCACCTCGGGCGCAGCGGCGCTGACATCCGGTGTAACAGCCCTGCTGCAGGATGCGTGGCGCCTCCAGTACCAGCAACCCATGCCTTCGGCACTCACCAGGGCTGTTATCATTAACAGCGCACTGCGTGCCCCGGGAGAGCTGCCGGGATTTGATCATGGTTTCGGCTACCTGCATGCGCTGAGTGCCCTGAAAACCATCCAGGAAAAGAGAATACTGCAAGGGGAGATCAAAGACGGTGCTGTCAGCACTTTCAATATCAATGTTCCCGTTAACACGGAGGAGGTGAAGATCACGCTATGCTGGAACGATCCTCCGGCTGCGGTCAATGCCGCGAAAGCACTCGTAAACGATCTTGACCTGGAAGCCGCCGGCACCGGAGGTCAGCGCTGGCTTCCCTGGGTACTCAACAATTACCCGCTGACTGATTCACTGACACAGGCGCCTGTCAGGGGGAAAGACAGTCTCAATAACGTAGAGCAGATCAGCATCTTCCGTCCTGCTGGTGGTACATTGCAGATCAGTGTAAAAGGAGCGCATGTTACCACGCCAGGTCAGAAATTTTACCTTGCCTATCAGTTCACTCCTATGCGCAGTTTTCAATGGCAATATCCGGCGCCGGGGAGTATACTGCCGGCCGGGCGGGAAGTACCGCTTCAATGGGAAACCAGTTACAGCGGCAATGGGGACCTGGCATGGAGCTCCGACAGCGGCCATACCTGGCAACCGCTGGGGCAACAGCTGCCAATGGTACCCGGCAGTTATAACTGGCTCACTCCCGGTACCCTGCAACGCGCATGGCTCAAGCTTACACTGCCGGATACTTCCTTTATCAGTGCTGCATTTTATATTTCGCCGGCCACCACGCTTCATACCGGGTTCAATTGTGCCGACAGTACCCTGATATACTGGAATGCCATTCCGGGCGCAACCGGTTATCAGTTGCTGACACTGGGAACCAGTCAGCTTATCCCCTACCGGCAGCAGGCAGATACTTTTGCTTTCATCGCAAAATCGCAGGTACCTTCCCGTTATTTTGCTGTCAGTCCCGTAGCCCGGGCAGGCTGGATTGGTATGCGCAGCTATGCCGCTGATTATTCGCAACAGGGAGTTGGTTGCTATGTTGCAAATCTGCTGGCGGATAAAACCACATCGGGAGGCGTATTGCTTTCCCTTAACCTGGGCAGCACTTACCAGCTCCAAACTGTTTATTGGGAAAGATTGACCGGAAAGGGCTGGGTAACGATACATCAGGACCCTGTGAATAATGCGCTGCAGTTTAGTTATGCCGACAATGGGCTACCTGACGGGTTGCTGCGTTACCGGGTGCGACTGGAAACCACGGGGGGCACTTACATTTATTCTGATCCGGTGTCTATAGAAATCATGCAGCAACACACCGTGCTGTTGTTCCCCAATCCCGTAAGCACCACGCTGTATATCCTCGATTCAACTGAGCGCAGCCGGCAGTTAGTGATTACCGATATAAGCGGCCGTATTATGCTGCAACAGCGCCTGGAAGCCACCCAGGAAACAGTACCGGTGCAACAGCTTGCCAATGGCGTTTATACCTGCAGCATCTATCTGAATGGCAAACGTATTTATACCACCAAGTTTGTAAAGCAACAATAA
- the lpdA gene encoding dihydrolipoyl dehydrogenase — MAYDVIVIGSGPGGYVAAIRASQLGFKTAVVERENLGGICLNWGCIPTKALLKTAQVFEYTQHSKDYGITVADAKVDFDAVIKRSRGVADKMSRGVQFLMKKNKIDVLMGNGKLKSKGQVEVTDKDGKATVYDAKHIILATGARARELPNLKIDGKNVIGYREAMVLPQQPKSMIVVGSGAIGVEFAYFYATLGTKVTIVEFMPRIVPVEDEDISKELEKIYKKKGIEIMTNASVEAVEGTGNGVKAKVKTQTGEISLEADVVLSAVGIAANIENLGLEALGIKTDKGRVSVDAYYQTNVPGIYAIGDMVPGQALAHVASKEGIVCVEAIAYNEKKYAHKPATIDYMNIPGCTYCAPEIASVGYTEKAAKEAGYEVKVGKFPFSASGKASAAGATEGFVKVIFDAKYGEWLGTHMIGANVTEIIAETVAARKLETTYQEVLDSIHPHPTMSESVKDAIEVAYGEAIHL, encoded by the coding sequence ATGGCATACGACGTAATCGTAATTGGTAGTGGGCCTGGCGGATATGTGGCTGCTATCCGTGCTTCTCAGCTGGGATTTAAAACTGCAGTGGTGGAAAGAGAGAATCTGGGTGGTATCTGTTTAAACTGGGGCTGTATTCCAACCAAAGCTTTGTTAAAAACAGCACAGGTATTTGAATATACGCAGCATTCAAAAGACTATGGTATTACTGTAGCAGATGCAAAAGTGGATTTCGACGCGGTTATCAAACGTAGCCGTGGTGTTGCGGATAAAATGAGTCGCGGTGTTCAGTTCCTGATGAAGAAGAATAAAATCGACGTATTAATGGGCAATGGAAAACTAAAATCCAAAGGCCAGGTGGAAGTAACCGATAAAGACGGTAAAGCCACTGTATACGACGCTAAGCATATCATCCTGGCTACCGGTGCACGTGCACGTGAGCTGCCGAACCTGAAAATCGACGGTAAGAATGTGATCGGTTACCGTGAAGCGATGGTGCTGCCTCAGCAACCTAAATCCATGATCGTTGTGGGTTCTGGCGCTATCGGCGTTGAGTTTGCCTATTTCTATGCTACGCTGGGCACTAAAGTGACCATCGTAGAGTTCATGCCGCGTATCGTTCCGGTAGAAGATGAGGACATCTCTAAAGAACTGGAAAAAATATACAAAAAGAAAGGCATCGAAATCATGACCAATGCTTCAGTAGAAGCAGTGGAAGGAACTGGTAACGGTGTGAAGGCAAAAGTAAAAACCCAGACCGGTGAGATCTCTCTCGAAGCAGACGTAGTACTGAGCGCGGTGGGTATTGCTGCCAATATAGAAAACCTGGGCCTCGAAGCGCTGGGTATCAAAACTGATAAGGGCCGTGTTTCAGTAGATGCTTACTACCAAACCAACGTTCCTGGTATTTATGCTATCGGCGATATGGTACCTGGTCAGGCACTTGCACACGTTGCCTCCAAAGAAGGTATCGTTTGTGTGGAAGCAATTGCCTACAACGAAAAGAAATACGCGCATAAACCGGCTACCATCGACTATATGAACATTCCTGGCTGTACCTACTGTGCACCGGAAATTGCTTCTGTTGGTTATACTGAGAAAGCTGCAAAAGAAGCCGGCTATGAAGTTAAAGTGGGCAAATTCCCATTCTCTGCTTCCGGTAAAGCTTCTGCCGCCGGCGCTACAGAAGGTTTCGTAAAAGTAATCTTTGATGCTAAATACGGCGAATGGTTAGGTACACACATGATCGGTGCTAACGTAACTGAGATCATCGCTGAAACTGTGGCAGCGCGTAAGCTGGAAACTACTTACCAGGAAGTGCTGGATTCCATCCACCCGCATCCTACTATGAGCGAATCTGTGAAAGACGCCATAGAAGTAGCTTACGGCGAAGCAATTCACCTGTAA
- a CDS encoding outer membrane lipoprotein carrier protein LolA: protein MKKFVLTGLLLSGIVFSGMAQSKGASDPKAKSVLDGVSNKFKSLKTVVANFILKVEGANNSVTDSKKGTVYLKGAKYKVTLPGQEIISDNKTSWTYAKDVNEVTINNVDQSSGAMTPAKLFTNFYDKDYLYKLDGETTEKGKVLQNIELTPTDKSKNIFKVIVSIDKKNQSIAKMKVFEKNGNHYTYEITNFTPNSNLSDATFTFDAKKYPGVEVVDLR, encoded by the coding sequence ATGAAGAAATTTGTATTAACAGGATTGTTGTTGAGCGGTATTGTATTCAGCGGCATGGCACAATCCAAGGGAGCATCCGACCCTAAGGCAAAATCAGTCCTGGATGGTGTTAGTAATAAATTCAAATCATTAAAAACAGTAGTTGCCAATTTTATATTGAAAGTAGAGGGTGCTAACAACAGCGTAACTGATTCCAAGAAAGGAACCGTTTATCTGAAAGGAGCCAAATATAAAGTGACGCTGCCTGGCCAGGAAATCATCAGTGATAACAAAACCTCCTGGACCTATGCCAAAGATGTGAACGAAGTAACCATCAACAACGTAGATCAGAGCAGTGGTGCAATGACACCGGCCAAACTGTTCACTAACTTCTATGATAAAGATTATCTGTACAAACTGGATGGCGAAACTACCGAGAAGGGAAAAGTGCTGCAAAACATAGAACTGACGCCAACAGACAAGTCCAAGAACATCTTTAAAGTGATCGTTTCCATCGATAAAAAGAACCAGAGCATTGCTAAAATGAAGGTTTTCGAGAAAAACGGCAACCACTACACTTACGAAATCACCAATTTCACGCCTAATAGCAATCTGAGCGACGCCACCTTTACCTTCGACGCCAAGAAATACCCTGGCGTGGAAGTCGTGGATCTGAGATAA
- a CDS encoding DNA translocase FtsK 4TM domain-containing protein — MSKNKLKTEKPESKKPKAPANNPDVLKKDKEPEVKMKELVKDERTHKVMGVFFLLLSLYCFIAFTSYLFTWEDDQDKIFHYTTRELFFGDVKVDNLLGRLGAYVSHNAFFYGVGIAAFLFCYFFFIIGINFIVGRRVFRIWRNVKYILFGLLFISMSLSFVAGGMDFPWGGALGDALNKWTTGFIGKTGTALLLLVVGLSWLIWKFNFDFKWPEKKIKPAKPVPATPVAVPVAAATATAATATAAAGNSVPATAAKEDARSNALRADGGVMVIPPHAEEEEDLHAMQLVEKEEITVIPSAHMPYLPPAVPEEPEEPLRDEEEEAEDPGPLLYIEETPEETIPAPKKKLPADEVAFEIKPTYHEEDEEVEEVAPSRPVEPVDPYDPSLDLQNYKFPTLDLLENHNADKVIVQDTTELEKNKNQIIDTLKNYDITIQKISATVGPTVTLYEIVPAAGVRISRIKNLEDDIALSLSALGIRIIAPIPGKGTIGIEVPNIKKSIVSLKNMLASEKFQASTMDLPIAIGKKIDNENFIADLAKMPHLLMAGATGQGKSVGINTLLVSLLYKKHPSQLKFVLVDPKKVELSLYKLIEKHFLAKLPGEDDAIITDTKKVIHTLNALCIEMDLRYDLLKEAGTRNIREYNAKFTQRRLNPLKGHRYLPFIVLVVDEFADLIMTAGKEVEMPIARLAQLARAVGIHLIIATQRPSVNIITGTIKANFPARVAFKVSSKIDSRTILDIGGAEQLIGQGDMLVSFNGELVRLQCAFVDTPEVERVAEFIGGQKGYPDAFLLPEYVDDKDADGKELSLSDRDPLFEEAAQVIVSTQQGSTSLLQRRMKLGYNRAGRLMDQLEAANIVGPNMGSKAREVLVKTDSELQEILSNLF, encoded by the coding sequence ATGTCCAAAAACAAATTGAAAACTGAAAAACCAGAGAGTAAGAAACCCAAGGCCCCTGCAAATAATCCCGACGTGCTGAAGAAAGACAAGGAGCCGGAGGTAAAAATGAAAGAACTGGTAAAAGACGAACGTACCCATAAAGTAATGGGTGTGTTTTTCTTATTGCTGAGCCTTTACTGTTTTATAGCTTTTACGTCTTATCTTTTTACCTGGGAAGATGACCAGGATAAAATATTCCATTATACAACCCGGGAGTTATTTTTCGGGGATGTGAAAGTGGATAACCTGCTTGGCCGTCTGGGCGCCTATGTTTCGCATAACGCTTTCTTCTACGGTGTTGGCATTGCAGCTTTCCTGTTTTGTTACTTCTTCTTTATCATTGGTATCAATTTCATTGTTGGCCGGCGCGTATTCCGCATCTGGCGCAATGTAAAATATATTCTCTTCGGCCTGCTGTTTATCAGTATGAGCCTGTCGTTCGTAGCCGGTGGAATGGATTTCCCCTGGGGTGGAGCATTGGGCGACGCACTGAATAAATGGACCACCGGATTTATCGGTAAAACCGGTACCGCCTTGCTGCTGCTGGTGGTAGGCTTATCCTGGCTGATCTGGAAATTCAACTTCGATTTCAAATGGCCAGAAAAGAAAATTAAGCCAGCTAAGCCTGTTCCCGCTACTCCTGTAGCTGTTCCTGTGGCTGCCGCTACTGCTACCGCAGCAACTGCAACTGCGGCCGCCGGTAACTCGGTCCCTGCAACAGCTGCTAAGGAAGATGCACGGAGCAATGCGTTGCGTGCAGACGGCGGCGTGATGGTGATTCCGCCGCATGCTGAGGAAGAGGAGGATTTGCACGCCATGCAGCTGGTCGAGAAAGAAGAGATTACCGTGATCCCTTCTGCACATATGCCTTACCTTCCGCCTGCTGTGCCCGAAGAGCCGGAAGAGCCGCTGCGGGATGAGGAAGAAGAAGCCGAAGACCCGGGCCCGCTGTTGTACATAGAAGAAACTCCGGAAGAAACCATTCCGGCGCCAAAGAAAAAGCTGCCCGCGGATGAAGTGGCCTTTGAGATCAAGCCTACTTACCACGAAGAAGATGAAGAAGTGGAGGAAGTAGCGCCCAGCAGGCCAGTGGAGCCGGTAGATCCCTATGATCCTTCACTGGATCTGCAGAACTATAAATTCCCTACGCTCGATCTGCTGGAAAATCACAACGCCGATAAAGTAATTGTACAGGATACCACTGAACTGGAGAAAAACAAAAACCAGATCATCGATACCCTGAAGAACTATGATATCACCATCCAGAAGATCAGCGCTACCGTTGGGCCTACGGTAACATTGTATGAAATAGTGCCGGCGGCAGGCGTTCGTATCTCCCGTATTAAAAATCTGGAAGACGATATCGCACTGAGCCTTTCAGCGCTGGGTATCCGTATCATTGCTCCTATACCGGGCAAGGGTACCATCGGCATTGAGGTGCCTAATATCAAAAAGTCGATCGTTTCTCTGAAAAACATGCTGGCCTCTGAAAAGTTCCAGGCAAGCACCATGGACTTACCCATCGCCATCGGAAAGAAAATCGACAATGAAAACTTCATTGCCGATCTGGCCAAAATGCCCCACCTGCTTATGGCCGGAGCCACTGGTCAGGGTAAATCCGTTGGTATCAATACCCTGCTCGTTTCATTACTGTACAAGAAGCATCCTTCCCAGTTGAAATTTGTACTGGTGGATCCGAAAAAAGTAGAACTGTCGCTTTACAAACTGATTGAGAAGCATTTCCTCGCGAAGCTTCCCGGGGAAGATGATGCCATCATCACCGACACCAAGAAGGTAATCCACACCCTGAATGCGCTTTGTATTGAGATGGATCTGCGGTACGACTTGCTCAAGGAAGCTGGTACCCGTAACATCAGGGAATATAACGCCAAGTTCACTCAGCGCCGGCTTAACCCGCTGAAAGGACACCGCTACCTGCCTTTCATTGTATTGGTAGTAGATGAGTTTGCAGATCTTATCATGACGGCCGGTAAGGAAGTGGAAATGCCGATCGCCCGCCTGGCCCAGCTGGCCCGTGCGGTGGGTATCCACCTTATCATAGCCACACAACGCCCGTCTGTGAATATTATCACCGGTACCATCAAAGCCAACTTCCCGGCACGTGTGGCGTTTAAGGTATCGTCGAAGATCGACTCCCGCACCATCCTCGATATAGGCGGCGCCGAACAGCTGATCGGACAGGGGGATATGCTGGTATCATTCAACGGGGAACTGGTAAGGTTACAGTGTGCCTTCGTAGATACGCCGGAAGTGGAAAGAGTGGCCGAATTCATCGGTGGTCAGAAAGGCTATCCGGACGCCTTCCTCCTGCCGGAATACGTGGATGATAAGGATGCTGATGGAAAAGAACTGAGTCTCAGCGACCGCGATCCGCTCTTTGAAGAAGCAGCCCAGGTAATCGTTTCCACCCAACAGGGATCCACCTCGCTGCTGCAACGCAGAATGAAACTGGGGTACAACCGCGCCGGCCGCCTGATGGACCAGCTGGAAGCTGCCAATATTGTGGGGCCCAATATGGGAAGTAAAGCCAGGGAGGTATTGGTAAAAACCGATAGCGAACTACAGGAGATACTTAGTAATTTATTTTAA
- a CDS encoding alpha/beta fold hydrolase yields MYKGFWVFMLSVLTGSVAIAQTNDNIAGKWYGAFKLYYGEKRRVIVELEKQDGRFKGKMLLPDMGDDASLDFGTVVYRKDTLLLRNDDDGFSYTGVWDPATQQFKGIAGFAGENSALDLGRKEISKEGLYVRPQEPKPPYPYYSQEVKFNNIKDKVTLSGTFTRPASPGKYPVVIMLTGSGPQDRNEEISGHKPFLVLADYFARNGIATLRFDDRGVGTSTGDYDSSNIYDFAHDAVTAMGYLKTRNDVDPQRIGLLGHSEGAMVAQIVAANNPSVAFVVSMAGIGITGRQLVDQQVARSNSDIGESDSAVALNQQKLKPYWDLLATDSSIAVLRPKAEAIIRQLYRNSGEDVKRQMTEDQMVEGALMSLTPETISILRYDPLPYLKQIKCPFMAINGTMDAQVDANANLDAIDRALTENGNLLVTIRKFDGLNHLFQRCKTCTVNEYGELEQTIDPLVPEFIAHWILQVPVKENR; encoded by the coding sequence ATGTATAAAGGTTTTTGGGTGTTCATGCTGAGTGTGCTGACCGGGTCAGTGGCAATTGCACAAACGAATGACAACATTGCCGGAAAATGGTATGGCGCCTTTAAACTGTACTATGGCGAAAAAAGACGCGTGATCGTAGAACTGGAAAAACAGGACGGAAGGTTTAAAGGGAAAATGTTGCTCCCGGATATGGGAGATGATGCCTCGCTGGATTTTGGTACAGTGGTTTATCGGAAAGATACCCTGCTGCTTCGCAATGATGATGATGGTTTTTCCTATACCGGCGTATGGGATCCCGCAACACAGCAGTTCAAAGGAATAGCCGGATTTGCCGGCGAAAACAGCGCCCTGGATCTGGGCCGCAAAGAGATCTCTAAGGAAGGCCTCTATGTCAGGCCGCAGGAACCCAAGCCTCCATATCCATACTATTCCCAGGAGGTGAAATTTAATAACATAAAAGATAAGGTCACACTTTCGGGTACCTTCACCCGCCCTGCATCTCCGGGGAAATATCCGGTAGTCATCATGCTGACAGGCTCCGGCCCGCAAGATCGGAATGAGGAAATATCCGGACACAAACCGTTCCTTGTACTGGCCGATTATTTTGCCCGTAACGGTATTGCCACACTCCGGTTCGACGACAGGGGAGTAGGAACTTCTACAGGAGATTACGATTCTTCCAACATATACGATTTTGCCCATGATGCCGTTACTGCTATGGGATACCTGAAAACGCGGAACGATGTGGACCCGCAACGTATCGGATTACTCGGTCATAGCGAAGGCGCTATGGTGGCGCAAATTGTGGCCGCCAATAATCCATCGGTGGCATTTGTAGTATCGATGGCCGGCATTGGGATCACAGGCCGCCAGCTGGTAGATCAGCAGGTAGCACGCTCTAACAGCGACATCGGTGAATCCGACAGCGCAGTTGCGCTCAACCAGCAAAAGCTGAAGCCCTACTGGGATTTGCTGGCTACCGACAGTAGCATAGCTGTGCTCAGACCAAAGGCGGAAGCCATCATCCGGCAGCTCTACCGCAATTCCGGTGAGGATGTAAAAAGACAAATGACGGAAGATCAGATGGTGGAAGGCGCGCTCATGTCGCTTACCCCGGAAACAATTTCTATTCTGCGCTATGATCCGCTACCGTATCTGAAACAGATCAAATGCCCGTTCATGGCTATTAATGGTACCATGGACGCCCAGGTAGACGCAAATGCCAATCTGGATGCTATTGACAGAGCTTTAACAGAAAATGGTAACTTGCTGGTTACAATCCGTAAGTTTGATGGGTTGAACCACTTGTTCCAACGTTGTAAAACATGTACCGTTAACGAATACGGTGAACTGGAACAAACCATTGATCCCCTGGTTCCGGAATTTATTGCGCACTGGATTTTACAGGTGCCGGTAAAGGAAAACAGGTAG
- a CDS encoding DUF423 domain-containing protein: MHKSFLVWAAALGALAVVLGAFGAHKLKELVPPETVSTFQTGVTYQFYHVFALLVTGILFAQLPGSQLEWAGRCFIIGILLFSGSLYALTLLKMTGNVGLKGIGIVTPIGGVFFIAGWICLLSGVLKLKA, encoded by the coding sequence ATGCATAAGAGTTTTTTAGTATGGGCGGCGGCGTTAGGTGCACTGGCAGTAGTTTTAGGCGCTTTCGGAGCGCATAAGCTGAAAGAGCTGGTACCACCTGAAACCGTATCTACTTTTCAGACAGGCGTTACTTATCAGTTCTATCACGTATTCGCATTACTTGTAACCGGCATCCTCTTTGCTCAGTTGCCGGGCAGCCAGCTGGAATGGGCAGGCAGATGCTTCATCATCGGTATACTCCTGTTTTCTGGTTCTCTGTACGCCCTTACCCTCCTGAAAATGACAGGTAATGTGGGCCTCAAAGGAATTGGTATCGTAACTCCCATTGGTGGCGTATTTTTCATTGCCGGGTGGATCTGTTTACTCTCCGGTGTCTTAAAACTTAAAGCGTAA
- a CDS encoding shikimate kinase produces the protein MKIYLLGFMGAGKSYWGKQLADHWQLPYYDLDEVIVEAEEMAVADIFATKGEDYFREKESMLLRELSRQDKFLISCGGGTPCFQDNMDFMNAHGNTIWLNPSIATMVERLQRKKHKRPLIAGLEDEDLASFVEKKLAERLPFYQQSKHIISSDNISLDTFTQNI, from the coding sequence ATGAAGATATATTTACTTGGCTTTATGGGCGCCGGAAAGTCGTACTGGGGGAAACAACTGGCTGATCACTGGCAACTGCCTTACTACGATCTGGACGAAGTGATTGTGGAAGCAGAAGAAATGGCGGTCGCTGACATCTTTGCCACCAAAGGGGAAGACTACTTCCGGGAAAAAGAAAGCATGTTGCTGAGAGAGCTTTCGCGGCAGGACAAATTCCTCATCTCCTGCGGGGGAGGAACTCCCTGCTTTCAGGACAATATGGACTTCATGAATGCGCATGGCAATACGATCTGGCTCAACCCATCCATAGCAACAATGGTGGAAAGACTTCAACGCAAAAAACATAAGCGGCCGTTGATTGCCGGACTGGAAGATGAAGATCTGGCCAGCTTTGTCGAGAAAAAGCTGGCGGAACGACTGCCCTTTTACCAGCAATCAAAGCATATAATTTCTTCCGATAATATTTCATTGGATACCTTTACGCAAAATATCTAG
- a CDS encoding 4'-phosphopantetheinyl transferase superfamily protein: MPLIRTIQIDPETRLGVWKIEETENFFREKVNISPVIHHPHKRLQHFAGRYLLVTLFPEFPIEKIKVSNSRKPLLVCDSYHFSISHCGDFAAAIVSTKAAVGIDIEEIKPKIELVAHKFLSPSERSFIDPAHDLAHKTICWSAKEAMFKWYGLGSVDFKEHMKLHPFVFQQAGFITADFNKADRNTRLYLQYIMENGLCLAWTHPA; encoded by the coding sequence ATGCCATTAATACGAACGATACAAATTGATCCGGAAACAAGGCTGGGGGTATGGAAGATTGAAGAAACAGAGAACTTTTTCCGGGAGAAGGTGAATATCAGTCCTGTTATCCACCACCCGCATAAACGGCTGCAGCATTTTGCCGGCAGATACTTGCTGGTAACGCTTTTTCCGGAATTTCCCATTGAAAAGATCAAAGTGAGTAATTCCCGTAAACCCCTGCTGGTATGCGATAGTTACCACTTTTCCATCTCGCATTGTGGTGATTTTGCGGCTGCTATTGTCAGCACCAAAGCCGCTGTGGGAATAGATATCGAAGAAATAAAGCCGAAAATAGAACTGGTAGCGCATAAGTTCCTCAGCCCCTCTGAAAGATCTTTTATTGATCCCGCTCATGACCTGGCACATAAAACGATCTGCTGGAGCGCAAAGGAAGCCATGTTTAAATGGTATGGCCTGGGAAGCGTTGATTTTAAAGAGCATATGAAATTACATCCGTTTGTATTTCAGCAGGCCGGATTTATCACCGCCGATTTTAACAAAGCGGATAGAAATACCCGGTTATATTTGCAGTATATTATGGAAAATGGCCTATGCCTGGCATGGACTCATCCGGCATGA